A region of Thermithiobacillus plumbiphilus DNA encodes the following proteins:
- a CDS encoding glycine cleavage system protein H, translating into MGTVRGCNIPEDLYYNVENNVWVRKEDDGTVTVGMTAYACSLAGEIVSYTPKKVGKDVAKDKSAATVESGKWVGPLKAPVSGAITATNPDVAANPGLINKDPYGNGWVVKLQPSDWDGESGELKTGADALAAFESKMDADGFGGC; encoded by the coding sequence ATGGGCACAGTTCGTGGTTGCAACATTCCTGAAGACCTGTATTACAACGTCGAAAACAATGTCTGGGTGCGCAAGGAGGATGACGGTACGGTCACCGTGGGCATGACGGCTTATGCCTGCTCCCTGGCCGGTGAAATCGTGTCCTATACCCCCAAGAAGGTGGGCAAGGATGTTGCCAAGGACAAGTCCGCTGCCACCGTGGAGTCCGGCAAGTGGGTCGGTCCGCTGAAGGCGCCGGTCTCTGGTGCGATTACGGCCACCAATCCCGATGTTGCCGCGAACCCCGGCCTGATCAACAAGGATCCTTACGGCAATGGCTGGGTGGTCAAGCTCCAGCCCAGCGACTGGGACGGCGAATCCGGCGAGCTGAAGACGGGTGCTGATGCCCTTGCCGCCTTTGAAAGCAAGATGGACGCAGACGGCTTCGGCGGCTGCTAA
- a CDS encoding 4Fe-4S dicluster domain-containing protein: MAIHEKSLIDQDRILTHDKLVVDGVDVSGHWNTMISPRTLTDYDDDFEEIIQSYPGGENVHRCWQCGSCTNSCTMYAQNIDFNPRFWIYLIRLGLKDELMKDRDIIWQCVSCNKCTNICPKDVRPEGVMKATAHWLEENGYTEKTRSTIFDEEFTEQCLEHGRIEDTHILVNFLKKSKQPLVQDWLVEFTKRMNKHLPVGQLMRMGMNLVFTPKAKTWGRTGEVLREYVREQKEATHHG; the protein is encoded by the coding sequence ATGGCAATTCATGAGAAGTCACTAATCGATCAGGATCGCATCCTGACCCATGACAAACTGGTCGTGGACGGGGTCGATGTCTCTGGTCACTGGAACACAATGATCTCCCCGCGTACCCTGACGGACTACGACGATGATTTTGAGGAGATCATTCAGAGCTACCCCGGCGGTGAAAATGTGCACCGCTGCTGGCAATGCGGCTCCTGCACCAACTCCTGCACGATGTATGCGCAGAACATCGACTTCAATCCGCGGTTCTGGATCTATCTGATCCGCCTCGGTCTGAAGGATGAGTTGATGAAGGACCGTGACATCATCTGGCAGTGTGTCTCCTGTAACAAATGCACCAACATCTGTCCCAAGGACGTGCGTCCGGAAGGCGTGATGAAGGCCACGGCACACTGGCTGGAAGAGAATGGCTACACGGAAAAGACCAGGTCGACCATCTTCGACGAGGAATTCACCGAGCAATGCCTTGAGCATGGCCGCATCGAAGATACGCACATCCTGGTCAACTTTCTCAAGAAGAGCAAGCAGCCCCTGGTTCAGGACTGGCTGGTAGAGTTCACCAAGCGCATGAACAAGCATCTGCCGGTTGGTCAGTTGATGCGGATGGGCATGAACCTGGTGTTCACACCCAAGGCCAAAACCTGGGGCCGCACCGGCGAAGTGCTTCGCGAATACGTCAGAGAGCAGAAGGAGGCCACGCACCATGGCTAA
- a CDS encoding DsrE family protein, with product MDKHYVDHEEQDVVIVMTSGPSTPHRCATPFYLGGLLSSMDANVKIFFTMEGVRLMEQGVAENLVAMEGGKRIIEFIRDAKNAGVEFFVCRPAMPGYKMAEDNLIPEVTATASAGDLADLILTSDRQLFF from the coding sequence ATGGACAAGCACTATGTAGACCATGAGGAACAGGACGTGGTCATCGTCATGACCAGTGGACCCAGTACGCCACATCGTTGCGCCACGCCATTTTATCTCGGTGGCTTATTGTCATCCATGGATGCCAACGTTAAGATCTTTTTCACCATGGAAGGCGTGCGTCTCATGGAGCAGGGGGTAGCCGAGAACCTGGTCGCCATGGAGGGTGGCAAGCGGATCATCGAATTCATCCGCGACGCCAAGAATGCCGGCGTTGAATTCTTTGTTTGCCGTCCGGCAATGCCAGGCTATAAGATGGCCGAGGACAACCTGATCCCGGAAGTCACGGCAACGGCGAGCGCCGGTGATCTCGCTGATCTCATCCTGACTTCGGATCGGCAGTTGTTTTTCTAG
- a CDS encoding glycine cleavage system protein H, translating to MEFNGCEFRPELYYDDEYQVWARREDDGTLTVGMTDISQSIAGKILHVRVRRPGTRRPVGKPVATIESGKWAGPVPNTFDCVIVEANEEVLEDPNLLNIEPYEAWIARVEPVDGVEQALSVMKTGDAAAEGYAARCIRDNISCERGMR from the coding sequence ATGGAATTTAACGGTTGCGAGTTCAGGCCCGAGCTGTACTACGATGACGAATATCAGGTGTGGGCCCGCCGAGAAGACGACGGGACCCTGACGGTTGGTATGACGGATATCTCGCAGAGCATCGCAGGCAAGATTCTGCATGTTCGGGTTCGGCGGCCTGGCACTCGACGGCCGGTGGGTAAGCCGGTGGCAACCATCGAGAGCGGCAAATGGGCGGGGCCGGTGCCAAACACCTTTGATTGTGTCATCGTTGAGGCCAATGAAGAGGTGCTGGAAGATCCCAACCTGCTGAACATCGAACCTTATGAGGCATGGATCGCCCGGGTCGAGCCGGTGGATGGGGTGGAACAGGCACTCAGCGTCATGAAGACAGGGGATGCGGCGGCGGAAGGCTATGCCGCCCGCTGCATACGGGACAATATCAGCTGTGAGCGGGGTATGCGCTGA
- a CDS encoding CoB--CoM heterodisulfide reductase iron-sulfur subunit B family protein: MAKVAYYPGCALEGSGGPYDKSTRVLVKQLGLQMENLQDYNCCGAMEVKNVHPMLQTYMSARNLAMASKLQGCDTVMAPCNGCYHNLKKAEYELATSETSLDTVQDLARKSDDPVYEGDVRTVHLLEWLMEEVGPEGIKGQIKKNLNGLKVANYYGCMYTRPRQIFPEKDQGPGSESSYKPHFMDDLLQAAGAENVDFPLKTACCGGAHTLSDADTSTQLVLNLLQAAEDAGAEVIATECPTCHSGLEMHQVRAETEFGIKTNVKIIYFTQLLGMAMGLSPRKVGVTDNVSDSLDVLQNRGIA; encoded by the coding sequence ATGGCTAAGGTTGCATATTATCCGGGGTGTGCCCTGGAAGGTTCGGGTGGCCCCTACGACAAGTCTACCCGCGTGCTGGTCAAGCAGCTCGGTCTGCAGATGGAAAACCTGCAGGACTACAACTGCTGTGGCGCGATGGAAGTGAAGAACGTCCATCCGATGCTGCAGACCTACATGTCCGCGCGTAATCTGGCCATGGCAAGCAAGCTGCAGGGCTGTGACACGGTGATGGCCCCCTGCAATGGCTGCTATCACAATCTGAAGAAGGCCGAGTATGAACTGGCCACTTCAGAGACCTCCCTCGACACTGTGCAGGATCTTGCCCGCAAGTCCGATGATCCGGTCTACGAGGGTGACGTCCGTACCGTCCATCTGCTTGAATGGCTGATGGAAGAGGTCGGTCCGGAAGGCATCAAGGGCCAGATCAAGAAGAACCTGAATGGCCTGAAGGTCGCCAACTACTACGGTTGCATGTACACCCGGCCGCGCCAGATCTTCCCCGAGAAGGATCAGGGTCCCGGTTCCGAGTCCAGCTACAAGCCGCACTTCATGGATGACCTACTGCAGGCCGCGGGCGCCGAGAACGTCGACTTTCCGCTGAAGACAGCCTGCTGTGGCGGTGCGCATACCTTGTCCGATGCCGATACCTCCACGCAGCTGGTGCTGAACCTGCTGCAGGCGGCCGAGGACGCGGGTGCCGAAGTCATCGCGACGGAATGCCCCACCTGCCACTCCGGCCTGGAAATGCATCAGGTCCGGGCGGAAACCGAGTTTGGCATCAAGACCAATGTCAAGATCATCTACTTTACCCAGTTGCTGGGCATGGCGATGGGTCTGTCCCCCCGCAAGGTAGGCGTGACCGACAACGTCAGTGATTCCCTGGATGTGCTTCAAAACCGGGGAATAGCGTAA